In Bradysia coprophila strain Holo2 unplaced genomic scaffold, BU_Bcop_v1 contig_350, whole genome shotgun sequence, a genomic segment contains:
- the LOC119079874 gene encoding uncharacterized protein LOC119079874, with protein sequence MLKKCLIFGLVILSSVQLIVASDSSTFESNIFFEFYNGSNEISYVSNSFGDDLIGGSGCNPSGDVAIIVHGWLESCETLWVQEMISLLNEHRGGCIICMNYSAYSKNFNYFGMVADFSFIDDILVNKLHQLVQEEFTPDKIFIFGFSFGGQLALEAGRRFGKQLISRIDACEPAGPGFDSNQTYSKQSPMDSAKFVQCIHTSYDKGTQKRSCHQNWHLGHCGLYQIAAGPYPLGSHGLCPYFYNSAFSNQFHAIPQPATCPTSKRLPMHPLVDMAMGYVFNDLSEVNDTTGYDYYANTYKLPPYHTDVEKEMPAKS encoded by the exons atgttgaaaaaatgtttaattttcgGTTTGGTGATACTTTCGTCAGTTCAGTTGATAGTAGCGAGTGATAGTTCAACATTCGAGagcaatatattttttgaattctaCAATGGAAG caatgaaatttcctatgtttcaaattcatttgGCGATGATTTGATAGGTGGTTCAGGTTGTAATCCTAGTGGAGATGTGGCCATAATCGTACATGGTTGGTTAGAAAGTTGCGAAACGTTATGGGTACAGGAAATGATTTCAT TGTTAAACGAACATCGCGGAGGATGCATCATATGCATGAATTACTCTGCATACtcgaaaaatttcaactaTTTCGGAATGGTGGCCGATTTTTCCTTTATTGACGATATTCTAGTCAACAAATTGCATCAACTTGTTCAAGAAGAATTTACTCCAgacaaaatattcatttttggaTTCAGTTTCGGAGGCCAGTTAGCTCTAGAAGCTGGCCGTCGGTTTGGAAAACAATTAATAAGCCGAATCGATG CTTGTGAGCCAGCTGGTCCAGGATTCGATTCAAATCAAACATATTCAAAGCAAAGTCCTATGGACTCGGCGAAATTTGTGCAATGCATTCACACGAGCTACGATAAAGGGACCCAAAAGCGTAGCTGTCATCAGAACTGGCATTTGGGTCATTGTGGACTGTATCAAATCGCCGCAGGTCCATATCCATTAGGCAGCCACGGTCTGTGTCCGTATTTCTACAATAGTGCATTTAGTAATCAGTTCCACGCAATACCACAACCTGCAACTTGTCCAACATCAAAACGATTGCCAATGCACCCACTTGTTGACATGGCAATGGGATACGTGTTCAATGACTTGTCAGA AGTAAATGACACCACTGGATATGATTATTATGCGAATACCTATAAGTTACCGCCTTACCATACAGATGTAGAAAAGGAAATGCCAGCCAAATCCTAG
- the LOC119081144 gene encoding transcription termination factor 2 isoform X1, with protein sequence MDDSILTDNSSYSTDTSINIDETLNETDTDNEIIENSSVDDSLNDSSTKASLGGDTLDDTDAANLAESIDGSEETESSFASKHSGSLRAHDSSSKLETSEIDLSGNESHAARLLTSSNAHEDSSKFETSEINLSGNESMGPSKSAKAREDSSNFETSEINMSGNEYVGPSNSTKAAQATSKLKTQTKVLGNKNESAKPVASSEVFNIVDSDTDDDDLDKKDSQIYTIESSDESPDEDVKPAMKLLAGVKSEPGNVKEQQMAFKPESGARPIVKFENGIKSEFNIKKEMQGIKSESSTQSASSKLNASQLVDDVKPIHLGKTGMETFNYQQSMAVKCMDNLCKALDVKPDENKMADNPKQLKIELMPHQRIALTWMLWREEQKPKGGILADDMGLGKTMSMISLILAKLNTSDPEEDDQSSDSDNDDDDDRVEEGKSSWIAKGSSAKSYYYGGTLVVCPASIVYQWQAEVTNRVKKNSLAVVLHHGSNRETKPRRLSQAELVITTYGIVSSECDNQGALFSVKWERIILDEAHIIRNHTSKQSVACCRLKSSARWLLTGTPIQNKEMDLFPLLKFLKCRPFDDLSSFKMWISKTSSKSQERLNQVLQALLLRRTKEDLKQIGQIDSLPEKTRIIVPVQLSTDEMNVYQKVLIYSQSLFTEYLHQKETRNNFSIEVDRDRKNEFAQLHQQISKATGHSEAISGHHILILILRLRQICIHPCLINAMLTDGEFDTNDSDEENVPEVDLLEKLSQLKIGSADEDDETVSKASSKVLLRSNPVFDENRMSSKFQKIIEFITEKLIASGDKGIVVSQFATVLNMLGEHLNGLGIKFVTLTGQTKIDTRNDIVTKFNSTSSSVQVMLLSLTAGGVGLNLVGANHLFFIDPHWNPQLESQAQDRIYRIGQKKPVTIYKFLCDDTIERRIEKIQENKLQIANQVLTGAKRKTVKLTLDDMKSLFDL encoded by the exons ATGGatgattcaattttaacaG ATAACTCATCATATAGCACCGATACAAGTATCAACATTGACGAAACATTGAACGAAACCGACACCGACAATGAAATCATTGAGAATTCATCGGTCGACGATTCCTTAAATGATAGTTCGACTAAGGCAAGCCTTGGTGGTGATACCTTAGACGACACTGATGCTGCCAATTTAGCCGAATCAATTGACGGTAGCGAGGAAACAGAATCATCATTTGCCTCTAAGCATTCCGGATCACTTAGAGCACATGATTCTTCTAGCAAGCTTGAAACTTCAGAGATAGACTTGTCTGGTAATGAGTCGCATGCCGCCAGACTGCTAACATCTTCTAATGCACACGAAGATTCcagcaaatttgaaacttcgGAGATAAATTTGTCTGGCAATGAGTCCATGGGACCATCGAAATCTGCTAAAGCACGCGAGGATTCCAGCAATTTTGAAACTTCAGAGATAAACATGTCTGGCAATGAGTACGTTGGACCATCAAACTCTACTAAAGCTGCTCAAGCTACCAGCAAGTTGAAAACGCAGACCAAGGTATTGggcaataaaaatgaatcggCGAAACCGGTTGCTTCGTCTGAAGTATTCAACATAGTAGACAGCGAtacagatgatgatgatttggACAAGAAAGACTCCCAAATCTACACAATAGAGAGTTCAGATGAATCACCGGACGAGGATGTAAAGCCAGCTATGAAACTTCTGGCCGGCGTTAAATCGGAACCTGGTAATGTTAAAGAGCAACAGATGGCTTTCAAGCCTGAGTCTGGTGCCAGACCTATTGTTAAATTTGAGAACGGAATTAAGTCGGAGTTTAACATTAAGAAAGAAATGCAGGGCATTAAATCTGAGTCATCTACTCAATCTGCGTCTTCCAAACTCAACGCTTCCCAGTTGGTGGATGATGTGAAACCGATCCATTTAG GCAAAACTGGCATGGAGACATTTAATTACCAACAATCAATGGCTGTTAAATGCATGGATAATTTGTGTAAAGCTCTGGATGTCAAACCCGACGAAAATAAGATGGCAG ACAATCCCAAAcagttgaaaattgaattgatgcCGCATCAACGAATCGCCCTGACCTGGATGTTATGGCGCGAAGAACAGAAACCGAAAGGAGGCATTTTAGCTGATGACATGGGACTTGGAAAGACGATGTCGATGATATCGTTGATTCTTGCTAAATTGAATACGAGTGACCCGGAAGAAGATGACCAGTCGAGTGATTCCGATAACGATGACGATGACGATCGAGTTGAGGAGGGTAAATCGTCTTGGATAGCAAAGGGATCGTCAGCAA aatCGTATTACTACGGCGGAACCCTTGTCGTGTGTCCAGCCAGTATTGTGTACCAATGGCAGGCTGAAGTCACCAATCGTGTAAAGAAAAACTCACTAGCGGTTGTCCTACATCATGGCAGCAATCGTGAAACGAAACCACGACGTCTGTCCCAAGCCGAGCTGGTCATTACAACTTATGGTATCGTTTCCAGTGAATGCGACAAT CAAGGCGCCTTATTTTCCGTTAAATGGGAGCGAATCATTCTGGATGAAGCGCACATTATCCGCAATCACACGAGCAAACAGTCCGTAGCTTGTTGCAGATTGAAATCTTCAGCTCGTTGGCTTTTGACTGGCACTCCGATACAGAACAAAGAGATGGATCTGTTTCCACTGTTGAAGTTTTTAAAATGTCGGCCATTCGACGACCTGTCATCATTCAAAATGTGGATCAGTAAAACTTCATCGAAATCGCAGGAACGTTTGAATCAAGTGTTACAGGCGTTGCTATTACGTCGCACCAAAGAAGATTTAAAACAAATCGGTCAAATCGATTCGCTACCGGAGAAAACCCGGATTATTGTTCCCGTGCAACTGTCAACCGACGAAATGAACGTGTACCAGAAAGTGTTGATTTACTCGCAGTCCTTGTTCACGGAATACCTGCATCAGAAGGAAACTCGCAACAATTTCTCAATTGAAGTTGATAGAGATCGAAAGAACGAATTTGCACAGTTGCATCAACAAATCTCGAAAGCGACTGGACATTCCGAGGCCATTTCTGGACATCATATACTGATACTCATTTTGCGGCTCCGACAAATTTGTATTCATCCTTGTCTCATCAATGCC ATGCTTACAGATGGTGAATTCGACACAAACGACAGTGACGAAGAAAATGTACCCGAAGTAGATTTACTCGAGAAGCTAAGCCAACTGAAGATCGGATCAGCCGATGAAGATGACGAAACCGTTTCGAAGGCATCGTCTAAGGTGTTGCTGCGATCGAATCcagttttcgatgaaaatCGAATGAGTTCAAAG ttccagaaaatcattgaattcaTCACAGAGAAATTGATTGCCAGTGGCGACAAAGGGATTGTAGTGTCACAATTCGCTACTGTTTTAAATATGCTTGGCGAACATTTGAACGGGTTGGGGATTAAATTTGTCACCCTTACTGGCcaaacgaaaattgacacTCGTAACGACATCGTGACCAAATTCAACAGCACCAGTTCATCCGTTCAA GTCATGCTATTATCACTCACTGCTGGTGGCGTTGGTCTGAACTTGGTGGGCGCAAATCATTTGTTCTTCATCGACCCACACTGGAATCCACAGTTGGAAAGTCAGGCACAAGATCGAATTTATCGAATTGGACAAAAGAAGCCAGTTACCATTTACAA GTTCTTATGCGACGATACCATTGAGCGGCGAATTGAAAAGATCCAGGAAAATAAACTACAAATCGCTAACCAGGTTCTGACTGGCGCGAAGAGGAAGACGGTCAAATTGACCCTTGATGACATGAAGAGTTTGTTTGATTTGTAA
- the LOC119081144 gene encoding transcription termination factor 2 isoform X2: MDDSILTGNSYSTDTSINIDETLNETDTDNEIIENSSVDDSLNDSSTKASLGGDTLDDTDAANLAESIDGSEETESSFASKHSGSLRAHDSSSKLETSEIDLSGNESHAARLLTSSNAHEDSSKFETSEINLSGNESMGPSKSAKAREDSSNFETSEINMSGNEYVGPSNSTKAAQATSKLKTQTKVLGNKNESAKPVASSEVFNIVDSDTDDDDLDKKDSQIYTIESSDESPDEDVKPAMKLLAGVKSEPGNVKEQQMAFKPESGARPIVKFENGIKSEFNIKKEMQGIKSESSTQSASSKLNASQLVDDVKPIHLGKTGMETFNYQQSMAVKCMDNLCKALDVKPDENKMADNPKQLKIELMPHQRIALTWMLWREEQKPKGGILADDMGLGKTMSMISLILAKLNTSDPEEDDQSSDSDNDDDDDRVEEGKSSWIAKGSSAKSYYYGGTLVVCPASIVYQWQAEVTNRVKKNSLAVVLHHGSNRETKPRRLSQAELVITTYGIVSSECDNQGALFSVKWERIILDEAHIIRNHTSKQSVACCRLKSSARWLLTGTPIQNKEMDLFPLLKFLKCRPFDDLSSFKMWISKTSSKSQERLNQVLQALLLRRTKEDLKQIGQIDSLPEKTRIIVPVQLSTDEMNVYQKVLIYSQSLFTEYLHQKETRNNFSIEVDRDRKNEFAQLHQQISKATGHSEAISGHHILILILRLRQICIHPCLINAMLTDGEFDTNDSDEENVPEVDLLEKLSQLKIGSADEDDETVSKASSKVLLRSNPVFDENRMSSKFQKIIEFITEKLIASGDKGIVVSQFATVLNMLGEHLNGLGIKFVTLTGQTKIDTRNDIVTKFNSTSSSVQVMLLSLTAGGVGLNLVGANHLFFIDPHWNPQLESQAQDRIYRIGQKKPVTIYKFLCDDTIERRIEKIQENKLQIANQVLTGAKRKTVKLTLDDMKSLFDL; the protein is encoded by the exons ATGGatgattcaattttaacaGGTAAT TCATATAGCACCGATACAAGTATCAACATTGACGAAACATTGAACGAAACCGACACCGACAATGAAATCATTGAGAATTCATCGGTCGACGATTCCTTAAATGATAGTTCGACTAAGGCAAGCCTTGGTGGTGATACCTTAGACGACACTGATGCTGCCAATTTAGCCGAATCAATTGACGGTAGCGAGGAAACAGAATCATCATTTGCCTCTAAGCATTCCGGATCACTTAGAGCACATGATTCTTCTAGCAAGCTTGAAACTTCAGAGATAGACTTGTCTGGTAATGAGTCGCATGCCGCCAGACTGCTAACATCTTCTAATGCACACGAAGATTCcagcaaatttgaaacttcgGAGATAAATTTGTCTGGCAATGAGTCCATGGGACCATCGAAATCTGCTAAAGCACGCGAGGATTCCAGCAATTTTGAAACTTCAGAGATAAACATGTCTGGCAATGAGTACGTTGGACCATCAAACTCTACTAAAGCTGCTCAAGCTACCAGCAAGTTGAAAACGCAGACCAAGGTATTGggcaataaaaatgaatcggCGAAACCGGTTGCTTCGTCTGAAGTATTCAACATAGTAGACAGCGAtacagatgatgatgatttggACAAGAAAGACTCCCAAATCTACACAATAGAGAGTTCAGATGAATCACCGGACGAGGATGTAAAGCCAGCTATGAAACTTCTGGCCGGCGTTAAATCGGAACCTGGTAATGTTAAAGAGCAACAGATGGCTTTCAAGCCTGAGTCTGGTGCCAGACCTATTGTTAAATTTGAGAACGGAATTAAGTCGGAGTTTAACATTAAGAAAGAAATGCAGGGCATTAAATCTGAGTCATCTACTCAATCTGCGTCTTCCAAACTCAACGCTTCCCAGTTGGTGGATGATGTGAAACCGATCCATTTAG GCAAAACTGGCATGGAGACATTTAATTACCAACAATCAATGGCTGTTAAATGCATGGATAATTTGTGTAAAGCTCTGGATGTCAAACCCGACGAAAATAAGATGGCAG ACAATCCCAAAcagttgaaaattgaattgatgcCGCATCAACGAATCGCCCTGACCTGGATGTTATGGCGCGAAGAACAGAAACCGAAAGGAGGCATTTTAGCTGATGACATGGGACTTGGAAAGACGATGTCGATGATATCGTTGATTCTTGCTAAATTGAATACGAGTGACCCGGAAGAAGATGACCAGTCGAGTGATTCCGATAACGATGACGATGACGATCGAGTTGAGGAGGGTAAATCGTCTTGGATAGCAAAGGGATCGTCAGCAA aatCGTATTACTACGGCGGAACCCTTGTCGTGTGTCCAGCCAGTATTGTGTACCAATGGCAGGCTGAAGTCACCAATCGTGTAAAGAAAAACTCACTAGCGGTTGTCCTACATCATGGCAGCAATCGTGAAACGAAACCACGACGTCTGTCCCAAGCCGAGCTGGTCATTACAACTTATGGTATCGTTTCCAGTGAATGCGACAAT CAAGGCGCCTTATTTTCCGTTAAATGGGAGCGAATCATTCTGGATGAAGCGCACATTATCCGCAATCACACGAGCAAACAGTCCGTAGCTTGTTGCAGATTGAAATCTTCAGCTCGTTGGCTTTTGACTGGCACTCCGATACAGAACAAAGAGATGGATCTGTTTCCACTGTTGAAGTTTTTAAAATGTCGGCCATTCGACGACCTGTCATCATTCAAAATGTGGATCAGTAAAACTTCATCGAAATCGCAGGAACGTTTGAATCAAGTGTTACAGGCGTTGCTATTACGTCGCACCAAAGAAGATTTAAAACAAATCGGTCAAATCGATTCGCTACCGGAGAAAACCCGGATTATTGTTCCCGTGCAACTGTCAACCGACGAAATGAACGTGTACCAGAAAGTGTTGATTTACTCGCAGTCCTTGTTCACGGAATACCTGCATCAGAAGGAAACTCGCAACAATTTCTCAATTGAAGTTGATAGAGATCGAAAGAACGAATTTGCACAGTTGCATCAACAAATCTCGAAAGCGACTGGACATTCCGAGGCCATTTCTGGACATCATATACTGATACTCATTTTGCGGCTCCGACAAATTTGTATTCATCCTTGTCTCATCAATGCC ATGCTTACAGATGGTGAATTCGACACAAACGACAGTGACGAAGAAAATGTACCCGAAGTAGATTTACTCGAGAAGCTAAGCCAACTGAAGATCGGATCAGCCGATGAAGATGACGAAACCGTTTCGAAGGCATCGTCTAAGGTGTTGCTGCGATCGAATCcagttttcgatgaaaatCGAATGAGTTCAAAG ttccagaaaatcattgaattcaTCACAGAGAAATTGATTGCCAGTGGCGACAAAGGGATTGTAGTGTCACAATTCGCTACTGTTTTAAATATGCTTGGCGAACATTTGAACGGGTTGGGGATTAAATTTGTCACCCTTACTGGCcaaacgaaaattgacacTCGTAACGACATCGTGACCAAATTCAACAGCACCAGTTCATCCGTTCAA GTCATGCTATTATCACTCACTGCTGGTGGCGTTGGTCTGAACTTGGTGGGCGCAAATCATTTGTTCTTCATCGACCCACACTGGAATCCACAGTTGGAAAGTCAGGCACAAGATCGAATTTATCGAATTGGACAAAAGAAGCCAGTTACCATTTACAA GTTCTTATGCGACGATACCATTGAGCGGCGAATTGAAAAGATCCAGGAAAATAAACTACAAATCGCTAACCAGGTTCTGACTGGCGCGAAGAGGAAGACGGTCAAATTGACCCTTGATGACATGAAGAGTTTGTTTGATTTGTAA